A region of the Esox lucius isolate fEsoLuc1 chromosome 10, fEsoLuc1.pri, whole genome shotgun sequence genome:
CCGCCCCCCTCCTTCTCTGTTTGAGTGTCAGCAGCATTCCGTTTCCTGCGCCCCCGGCCAGGCTTCCCCTGCCCCTGAAAGAGAACATTCTGGCTCCAGTTGTAGGAGGGGCCTGAGGCACTCTCGTGCCAATCCATCATTAGCTTCTCCAAACTTGATAGGCTGGACTGACCTTGACCTCCATCTCCACCAATAGGAAGagactccctccctccactctgcCTGTAAGCCCCGCCGACAGAAACCGAGCCCCCGCCCCCGCCACCACATCCACCACTGGCCCCGCATCCTTTACCAGTGACCCCCAGGTGGGAGGAGTCAGAGGAGGACTCTGACAGGCTTTCAAGGAAGGGCTGTCGCTTGGCCTTCTGGGGGGTGTAGTTGGAGATGTCCAGGATGTCCTTGGGCTCGCTGGAGCCTGGTGTGACGTAATCACTGTAACCTCCTATATAGTGGTGACCCAGACTGTCTcctgcccagccaccctgcctgcaacgcacacacacacacacacacacacacatgattgACACATTTCAGAGGATCACTTTAAGTGAGACCAAAAACACCAAACACTAGATATGAGATTCTACGCAGTCCAACCGCAACATAGTCTAATTTATCTCGTACAGATACACCCAGATGTAGGGTGTACGAGGGTAATAGTAGGGTCATGTAATCCAGTGGTTTCCatccaggggtactaggacccctgtaGGTACTTGGCcactccacagggggtacttgaaaacactcatgacaccataggcttactagtaaaaTGATCATGAGTGAGTACtacaggggtactccaagcagagcAGAACTAtgttggtggtacagtaactgaaaaaagtTGGGAACCTTAATGCAACAGTCATTTAATTCTGGATAGTTTAGGTCTGGCTACTAACCTGTAGTTCCACTGGCTGGACGGGTAGTGTCTGTAGGCCtctggagaagaggaggaggggaacggGCTGTTCTTGGCCATGGCCATGTACCCCCCTCCACCCGGAGAGGATGGTCCAATCTGCCCAGCGAAGCCCCCATAACCCCGCTTGGAGAAGCTGGAATATCCCATTGCACCCTGGCCTACAGGGGTGGCTGTGGAGGCCTTACCCGGCCCTGCTGCCCCGTAGGCTGCAAAACTGCAGTCGGTAGGTCTCTGCGGGGCTGCGCTGCCCCCggctggagaggaggaggaatagCCGGATGGGTAGGGTCCATaagaggaggagggatgaggggagctGGGGGAacgggacagagagagggatggaggcgTGGACTTTGggaaggaggaggtggtgggggaGTTCTGAGACATGTAGCTGTAGGGAGGTCTGGAAGTTGAGGAGGAAAAGGGCTGAGGTTGGACAGGGTTCTCCCTTGGCTCTCCTTTGGGGCTACGCTTGGGAAATCCTGGGGACCAGCGAGGGCCTGGGCCAGGGGCAGAGCCGGAGGAGTCGTAGCCTGTGGCAGGAGAAGGTTTCCTGGGGTCGGGGCGAGAGGAGGAGATGTCCAGGAGGTCGGAGGAATCATCAGAGTCAAGCAAGGAGCGGAAATATCCAGCGAACAAACCCTGTACCTCCTCTCCAGCTCCATGTCCCCTGTTGCCCCCCTGGTTGTTGTATGATGCTCCTTTCCCCCCCTCACAGGATGGGAAGCCCCCCCTCGGGGAGCCACAGGCCTGGTATACGCCtgatcctctctccctctcagctcccccctcctccccccaggAGCCGCCACCGTTAGACCAGTCCTGCTCCAGCTGTCCCACTGCCTCCTCCTTCAGAACCCCATTCTTACGTGAACGCCGTTTCCTCACCAGCTTGCCCCCCTCGCCCCCGAGCCCCATCTCTGCACCGACAGCCCCACCCCCCCTGCCTCCCCCACCCTTTCCTCGTTTCTTGGCCAACCCTGGTTCCGACGGCGCCGAGGTCGCCTTTCTTTTCTTCCCGATGGACTCAAAGAAATCACTGAAGGAGCTCTTGAAGCTGTCCCCCCCGGCACCCCCAGCTCCTCCCCCTGctcccccccccctgccccccatgccaccacccctcccccctctgcgTCTGAACCCTGTGAGTCGATGGAGCAGCGCTGAGATCCCGGGGTTGTCTGGCGGTGTGTGAAAGCTGTCCGGTTCGCTGGGTGTCCAACAGCGTGGTGGGGAGCAGCGGCCGGTGGCTGGCGGTTGGCGGTTGAGGAAGGCCAGCTTGGACAAGACATCCCCGTACTCGGCCTTCACGTCGTTGGTGTCGTTCACGTAGGACGGTTGCGGAGAGGGGAGCTTGGCCCGCCGGCGTCGACGAGGTTTCTTGGGCTCACCGTTGCCACCGACAACAGCTGAATGCCCACCAGCGATTTTGTCTGGCATGCCCGGTACAATCTGCTTGGGAGGTCTGCCCCGGCGACGTTTAAGGATCACCGGGAGTTCCCCGGGCGGGAACATGACCATCACGCTCTTCCCGTTGTTCTTCATGCGCAGGAGTGCAGTCGGCTCTCTGACCACCGCTGCCCCTCCCTCGGCTCCCTCCACTCCTCCGTCGCCTCCGGCTCCGGCCTTTTCCACCGTCTCCATGGAGGAGATCTTGTAGCTCTTCTGGCGTCGGCTGAGATTGACTGGGATACGGGCAACCTTCACCACGATACGTCTCACCTGGGAAGcagacacaaaaaaacattcctttCCGTTGAAATTTGGCTGGCAGGTAAATGCCGAGTGACAACACGACAGCATgggttctgtttcttttttatgcGATTAATAAATACACGGTAACTTAAACTTACACCTACAAACCGTCCTCGTCGTTTTTTGTCGGGAAGAGCTGGATGTTCAGGCTCCTCCTTCTTCACTGTGGCCCGGGGCTCTGCACAGGTCAGCGGACAAGGCGAGAGATTGGCTGCAGGTCTGGGATTGGCTGCAGGTCTGGGATTGGTTGCTGATCTCTGCAAAGGTTTGGGCGAGGCTTTCACTGATGGTCGGGGTTGGGCTTTTGGCTTTGCATTAGCTGAAGGTCTGGCTTGAGGTTTGGGTGAAGTTCTGGGTTTGGGTGACGGCCGGGGGAGGAAATGCGCGACGGGGTGTGGTAAGGGGAGAGGTGCTGCAGATTCAGGTGAGTCTGCAGTCTTGGAGGCTGCAGGTAGACACTCCTCCACTACGGGGCGCTCTATTTTCACATGTAaacccactctctctttctcctcttcctcctcctcctcctcctccatctctctctcactcccgcCCCTCCTCTCTCCGTCCTCTGTGGATCTGCGGATGCGGGAGGACTTGCGTAGCTGGCAGGGGAAGCGGGGTCGGCCAGAGCTACGAAGGGCATACTTCCTTTCTGCTTCAACTGGGGTGGGTGGCAGGTCTACAAGGGTTGGGCCAATAGTAGAAGGATCTGGGCAGGCTCGACCAATAAGAGATGGACCGAGAGGACTGGTACCAATAGCTCTTGAGGGTTTAGAGAGATCAAGAGGAGTTGAACCAATTGGGGCAGGGCTAATGGTTGGGGGCCTGTCTGTTTTAGCAGAGTGTGGAGGAGTCGGGCTGCAGGGGGAGAAAGCAGCTTGCTGATTGGTGAAGGCTGGACGATTGACAGGCAGGAGAGCCTGTCGCTGAGGTGATCTGGTGTGAGTCTCTGGTGACAAATCAGTTCTGGGCTGCTCTCGACCGACCGTGTCTGAGTGCATGTTAGCTCCCGTGTGCGTGTGAGCGTCCATGCACGTCTCCACGCGTGTGCTCACCTGGACGTCAGTGTGCGTCTGCATGCCTATGACCTCTGTCTGCCCTGGCGTGTATGTTGGCGCATCGGCGTGCGTGTATGGGTGTGTCTCCGCCTGCCTGCGTCGGCGTGTTCCAAGGCCAGGCCTCCTGTGTAAGTGAAGACCGTTGGCCAGGGAGGGGGGCGAGAGGGACGGCGGGGGTAAAAGTTCAAGGGTTCCCTGAGCTCCAGCCTCGGCGCTGGGATCCACTGTGACCCCCTCCTGAACCCCTgctgccccctccctcccccacgcCACCAGCCCCCCCTCACACCCCTGGTCCTCGGCCACAGCCGCCCCGCCACACCCcacacctctccctccccccgaGCGCAGACGTCCAGACAGGCGGCTCATCCACTGGGGGCGACGGTGATGTCACAGCGTTGTCACAGAGGGCACGGTGAAGTCAGAGGCTTGTGGACCAGCAATCCCCTTAGAAGAAGTGAAGGagctctctctccttgtctgtctgtctgtgtgttcctcTAGTCACTGGCCTCTAGCCAGGGAATTTAGTGACCTgagcagacagaaagactggAGTTCAACATAGTCCTTACATGAGATTCTACTAGACAATCAAAGTGCTGTTCACTCTAAGGGATGCAGCCGGGATTAGTCTGGACCACAATTACTTTAACTTAAATGTTTGGTTCACCCTTAGTACACACTGCTGACCTTACCCTGTAATCAGTCTATGGACAATGTATTATTTGAGAGATGGTGTacgaaaaaattataatattttctgGCATTTGTGGAACAAATCCCATTCAAGTCATGGTACCAATTTTCTATGCATGAAGTTAAATCATCTGTAAGTTACTTTGTTTAGATTCCCACTGAATTGAAGATACTTGGGGAAAAGCAGCCTGATATCAGTAACAGAAAAACCATACAATAAATTTAGACTTGGAAGCTTCCATGACTCGATCTACCGATTTGGTACTTCCACAAGGAAGGAAGCAGATGCGCCCCACTCTTACTAAACAGTTAGCCACTTCCCTAGTCATCCCCTTCCCCTTACATCCACTTCCCCAGTCATCCACTTCCTCAGTCATCCACTTCCCCAGTCATCCACTTCCCCTGTCATCCGCTTCCTCAGTCCTCCACATCTCCAGTCGTCCACTTCTTCAGTCGTCCACTTCCCCAGTCGTCCACTTCTCCAGTTGTCCACTTCTCCACTCATCCACTTCTCCAGTTATCCACTTTCCCAGTCGTTCATTTCTCCAGTCGTTCACTTCACCAGTCATCCACTTTTCCAGTTAGCCACTTCCCCAGTGATCCACTTCTCATCCACTTCTCATTCCCCAGCCATCCACTTCCCCAGTCATCCACTTCTCATTCTCCAATCATCCACTTTCCCAGTCGTCCACATCCCCAGTCATCCACTTCCTCAGTCGTCCACTTCCTCAGCTGCCAGGGTCCCAACTGAAAAGACTTCCCGAGGCATTGATTTGATGGGATTTATGCCACAAATGATAGAAAATGTGCATTTGAAAAAAGTGACAAGGAAATGTAACCAAAGCACAGATTAGTGTCAACTATCTGTTATTGAGTGCCAACAGGGTAAgaagaaaagacaaaagaaatgtCTGTAGTTCAACTAAAAGATCAGCCATTTTTATGGAACTTACTGTATACTGTAGGTAAACAACggcacattttctaaattatcTAAAAGGGTGGTGAAACTTTTGCTTCAGTATGTTTATCCAGTACTTCAGCTGTGGGTGCTGTGCGCAGGACTCCCATTGGATCAGGCTACAGAGTAAAAattgaaagagagaaatgtCTTCTGACAGTAGGACTAGTCAAAGGTGTTGTTTTAGATGATGACTAATGTATTTCGAAAgctgttgctgctgttgtttttttttcagagcAGTTTCATCAATCATGTGTTGTTGCACACAAGGGGATTTCATAGAAAACCTCAGAAGCGCTGTTGCTTGGCAGAGCTTTCCGTTTGTTCTTGGAAGGTAAGATTTAGACCACTCGACCCAAATGTCTCTCAATCGACTATGATTTACTAAATAAATCGGTATGTTTATTTTCACATATTCTCTGTATTCAGCTAAGCTGCATGTAGCACTGTGATGAGTGGGGAGGTGTGTAAAACCTTGTGCCACAGTGGACACTGGGCTTCCTCTGTGAGAGATGCCCACTTTGACGGAGAGCCCAACACTAAGTCAACGAGGATTTTAAAACGTGCAATTATTGCTACATAATTTTCAGTTGAACCGATCCCCTACTGTAGTCAGTAAGTTGTTGGAACATTTCAGACACATTTACATCCCAGTTCGGTCATTTACCATTCATCTCTTCCACTATGTGGATCGTAGAGTTTACCCTGTGGTCTGGGTCGGTCTGTCTGTTGTGGATCATTGGATCGCCAGTATGGCAGCACATtccatgcacatacacacacaacacacacacacacaaacacacacagaacacatacaCTACGCACACTTGTCTctaacacacactacacactctGCTGTCTTGCTCGGCTGCTGCTCCCCACTGCCCATCGCtcctagagagagagaaagagaaaggggagtgacagagaaagagagagagagaggacagccATTAACAGGACTGTCCTTTGACGACAAggttacacgcacacacacacacacactcacacacacacacacacacacactcacacacacactcacacacacacccacactgttGAGTCTGAAACAGAAAGGTAAACGTATGAATATGTTATTATTAACCagcagagggaggcagagaaatGCGGAGTACAACTCAGATTCTGTTTGGTGCGATATGATGACATATACATgaatagatagatagatagataaatagatagatagatagataaagaGATTGATACCACAATACTGCACATTTACATATactcaaataacattttacttgATAGAAGAGTACTTCTGGTGTAGGATTATATTTACACAACATATACACCAATTTAGATATATTACATACAAAAGGGTGATGAGGGtatcaaataaaataagatGATGAGCTGTACAATGAGTTGGAAGGATAGAGAGATAGCAACAGAGAGATTAAATAATAGATAAAGACATGGAGGatagggagatggagggatagagagatggagggacagagagatggagggacagggagatggagggatagagagatggagggacagagagatggagggacagagagatggagggacagagagatggagggacagggagatggagggataaagagatggagggataaagagatggagggacaggcACCACAGTAAGTGGTTTTTAACatcttaatatattttatttgtcctTCTCTTTTCCTTACTCGGATGGCTCTCTTTCTCCACACTCTCGCCCCTCCCtctataaccccccccccccccccccccacccgtcaAGTTGCTCTAactccctttctttttcttataCTATAATTAGAGCCATATGTTGGAGAGGAAGGCTGGCTGAAGATGGACAGAGTTTTGtttagtgtgtgcgtgtgtgtggtttttaaGTTACCATTCCATTTTCACTTGCTCACAGCTGAACTCACAGCTGAACATATGAATACTTTATTTTGTACCAGTTTCTGCCATGTTTCTGGGTGCCACGAGGACATCATCCATGCTCGCATTAAGTGTCGTAGTTCCCAGTAAACCAGATATAATCAATGCTTCTATCAAACCAGCCACAGGAAATGGTCAAACCTTTAAATGGACATTTtaatcacacatacacagacccacaaacacatgcacctaagtgcacacacacattcacacacgcattcacatacacaaacacacactcagcatTCCACACACAGCGTCCGTGCTCCACAGGGGGCTCATCCAAACACGAAGAGCTGGCTGGCGAATCAAAAACCACTTCCCGAATCCTCGTCGTCCTATTAAACATCCCCACCTGTCATTCACAACCTATCAGCTACAGCCGCTCACCACGGCAACCAAACCTCAGCTCAGATTGGACCcggtgtgcgtgtgcgtgtgcgttgtCGGACACTTTGATCAGATGGATCACGTGCGCGTATGCTGGAATAGAACAAATCTGTGCCACAGCTGGGGGTAGGAAACGCCTCGCTGACGAGCGTcagtctgacagacacagaACTAGATCTCCGGCTACAATTACTGACACTGGGAGCCGAGCAGCGGTCGACCCTGGAGCACTGGATGGCCCCACGGGGAGTGTGCAGCCAGGACAACTGATGCTAAAACACATAGAGAGCATGTCACTCACAACGCCAatattgtgggtttgattcccacaggggcCAGGGTGAAAATAAAGaagaattgtaaaaaaaaaaaaattgatgaaTGGAAACATGAAATGAGTCAGTTATGAGCCGAGCTAGAGCCATCCATTAGTTACTACTATTATCCACCAGGGGGCCCCAACCAAATGGACTTAAAATATGAATTTATGTCAATTCCCccccaaagaaaatgtataacgAAGAAAATACTTGTTGCATAAGCACCCACCCCTCCTTTTAGGGAAAGCCTAAATAAGTTAAGGAGTCAAATTTGGCTTAACTGATTACATCACCTACATGTACTCTGTATGTAAACTACATGTACTCCCTGCAGGggcgaaaatctgatatcaagtttggaggggaaaattacataaaatgttctcaagagcaattttgagggggacaccaaaattaatgctgtaatactgttttagtttgcaccatcagtttgcttgctactgtagctctgcaaattcagcttttgtgtgtgaaccctaccaacataaaacaaatgtacttgATTAGCCTCATGTTAGTTAcattagaaatgtttgttttgtattgagtggtagaagtaaagaaatgtctaacatatcctttgtttgaacaacttactgaaagtcaatcACTAACAACAgactgtcagattcccacacggggggggggtgcgCATTTTCTTGAAACTGTGTCTATTAAGTGTCTATATtcagcacaagtgctttcattgtgtcttattactattattgaaattacatagttatgtttacatttgtataTTGGGGGCGACAAATCATAGTCATGTCCCCCTGTCCCACCAGTGTGAAATAGTCTGTGAAGAAGAATTTACATGATTTTAACAACCAGTCCACTACTGTACCAGTACACTACTGTTACAGATACGGCCTTCCTTCTGAACAGAGCTGCAGGACACGACAGAAGCTGGCACCGCGAAGACATCACTGATTTTAAAACAGATTTCCATTGCTTTGATGGGAGAAAACTAGTATCAAATGTATCTCTCAATTTTCTTGGAGTCCCATTGGATCTTGGTAGAATCCGAGACCCTTGACAACATGTCAGCACCGCCTGGACAGATGATTCTCCTGTCCAAAGTACTCCTGGTTGTTTTGCGGTTCTAGCACTGTTTGTTGATTCCTGCTGTCAATACTCACAGGCCACCTGGCTGGCTAGTCATCTAAACATGGAAATATATTGTAGTGATGCGAAAAGGTCATGTGCTCATATTGttttcacccagcacagccagatgagaactagccacccctcagtctggttcctctctaggtttcttcctaggttccaaCCCTACTAGGGTATTTTTCCAAGCCAATGTGCATctgtttcttgttgttgcttgctctttggtgtTCTGCTCATGTAAAATGGGCCATttatttggttgaatttgattAATTGTAGTATCTCTACAATAATTACCCACATAGCAGAGTGAAAAGAAGAATCCAAACATACAGaataca
Encoded here:
- the ahdc1 gene encoding AT-hook DNA-binding motif-containing protein 1, which codes for MQTHTDVQVSTRVETCMDAHTHTGANMHSDTVGREQPRTDLSPETHTRSPQRQALLPVNRPAFTNQQAAFSPCSPTPPHSAKTDRPPTISPAPIGSTPLDLSKPSRAIGTSPLGPSLIGRACPDPSTIGPTLVDLPPTPVEAERKYALRSSGRPRFPCQLRKSSRIRRSTEDGERRGGSEREMEEEEEEEEEKERVGLHVKIERPVVEECLPAASKTADSPESAAPLPLPHPVAHFLPRPSPKPRTSPKPQARPSANAKPKAQPRPSVKASPKPLQRSATNPRPAANPRPAANLSPCPLTCAEPRATVKKEEPEHPALPDKKRRGRFVGVRRIVVKVARIPVNLSRRQKSYKISSMETVEKAGAGGDGGVEGAEGGAAVVREPTALLRMKNNGKSVMVMFPPGELPVILKRRRGRPPKQIVPGMPDKIAGGHSAVVGGNGEPKKPRRRRRAKLPSPQPSYVNDTNDVKAEYGDVLSKLAFLNRQPPATGRCSPPRCWTPSEPDSFHTPPDNPGISALLHRLTGFRRRGGRGGGMGGRGGGAGGGAGGAGGDSFKSSFSDFFESIGKKRKATSAPSEPGLAKKRGKGGGGRGGGAVGAEMGLGGEGGKLVRKRRSRKNGVLKEEAVGQLEQDWSNGGGSWGEEGGAERERGSGVYQACGSPRGGFPSCEGGKGASYNNQGGNRGHGAGEEVQGLFAGYFRSLLDSDDSSDLLDISSSRPDPRKPSPATGYDSSGSAPGPGPRWSPGFPKRSPKGEPRENPVQPQPFSSSTSRPPYSYMSQNSPTTSSFPKSTPPSLSLSRSPSSPHPSSSYGPYPSGYSSSSPAGGSAAPQRPTDCSFAAYGAAGPGKASTATPVGQGAMGYSSFSKRGYGGFAGQIGPSSPGGGGYMAMAKNSPFPSSSSPEAYRHYPSSQWNYRQGGWAGDSLGHHYIGGYSDYVTPGSSEPKDILDISNYTPQKAKRQPFLESLSESSSDSSHLGVTGKGCGASGGCGGGGGGSVSVGGAYRQSGGRESLPIGGDGGQGQSSLSSLEKLMMDWHESASGPSYNWSQNVLFQGQGKPGRGRRKRNAADTQTEKEGGGGPGAGPGPTPDSPTSPPAQPPVTTQSSGAKRSGMGGRQTRGARGGRGRLSPSPRERPSAGKKGKTGGVVGGAAQVGLFQEGLDYYSGDSSSLSPLPTPASHLGYPPESCDYPSQSPYSAHPSTPSSEEHYPALFPGEASSSSLSPGMTSAASSYPPKPSTAPQPYHPTVTPAPPPSSFSPSCSPSPRLLPHCGTALSPPHRNPANVSKDHFPSQYDSPSYCSSPYWYGGASHSGSPSPQTNQHAAQHGNTHGNTPIHTNVNPHTSPSNHPHATTHPHASAHTHPNPHANLSPHAPHTSMSPHAHANANLHASAHLHSNPNHHTHPHPNLHTNPALHTSPHSNPSHPHSHPHSLLYEERPPHGPPHPHKRDMPPPPPLGAATRSAAPLSVPLSPSQAPAGLLPPF